The following are encoded together in the Halomonas halophila genome:
- the pheA gene encoding prephenate dehydratase, whose protein sequence is MSDAPINLDSLRQRIDELDTDILRLISERAECARRVAEVKTQGDPKAVFYRPEREAQVLRRIMELNPGPLDGEEMARLFREIMSACLALEQPVKVAYLGPEGTFTQQAALKHFGESAVSLPMAAIDEVFREVEAGAVNYGVVPVENSTEGVINHTLDSFMDSGMGICGEVVLRIHHHLLVADTTRRDKVSRIYSHPQSFAQCRKWLDAHYPHAERIPVSSNAEAARLVKTEWHSAAIAGDMAAKLYGLTRLAEKIEDRPDNSTRFLIIGNQPVPMSGEDKTSIVVAMRNQPGALHDLLEPFHRHQIDMTRLETRPSRSGVWNYVFFIDFKGHRDEPRVAAVLEEVRLRAAELKILGSYPQGVL, encoded by the coding sequence ATGAGTGATGCCCCCATCAATCTCGATTCGCTGCGGCAGCGGATCGACGAGCTGGACACCGACATCCTGCGTCTGATCAGCGAGCGAGCCGAGTGCGCCCGTCGCGTCGCCGAGGTCAAGACCCAGGGCGACCCCAAGGCCGTGTTCTATCGGCCCGAGCGCGAGGCCCAGGTGCTGCGCCGGATCATGGAGCTCAACCCCGGGCCCCTCGACGGCGAGGAAATGGCGCGCCTTTTCCGCGAGATCATGTCCGCCTGCCTGGCGCTCGAGCAGCCGGTCAAGGTCGCCTACCTGGGCCCCGAAGGCACCTTCACACAGCAGGCCGCGCTCAAGCACTTCGGCGAGAGCGCGGTGAGCCTGCCGATGGCGGCGATCGACGAGGTGTTCCGCGAGGTCGAGGCCGGCGCGGTGAACTACGGTGTGGTGCCGGTGGAGAATTCCACCGAGGGCGTGATCAACCATACCCTGGACTCCTTCATGGACTCCGGCATGGGTATCTGCGGCGAGGTGGTGCTGCGCATTCACCATCACCTGCTGGTGGCCGACACCACGCGTCGCGACAAGGTCTCGCGGATCTACTCGCACCCGCAATCCTTCGCCCAGTGTCGCAAGTGGCTGGATGCCCACTACCCCCACGCCGAACGTATTCCGGTATCCTCCAACGCCGAGGCCGCACGCCTGGTGAAGACCGAGTGGCACAGCGCCGCCATCGCCGGCGACATGGCCGCCAAGCTCTATGGCCTGACGCGACTGGCCGAGAAGATCGAGGATCGCCCGGACAACTCCACGCGCTTTTTGATCATCGGCAATCAGCCGGTGCCGATGTCCGGCGAGGACAAGACCTCCATCGTGGTCGCCATGCGCAACCAGCCCGGCGCCCTGCACGACCTGCTCGAGCCGTTCCACCGCCACCAGATCGACATGACCCGCCTCGAGACGCGTCCGTCGCGCAGCGGCGTGTGGAACTACGTGTTCTTCATCGACTTCAAGGGCCATCGCGACGAGCCCCGCGTCGCCGCGGTGCTCGAGGAAGTGCGCCTGCGCGCCGCCGAGCTCAAGATCCTGGGCTCCTACCCCCAGGGCGTGCTCTAG
- a CDS encoding acyl-CoA thioesterase — MADRRSTISLRVRGYHLDGYGHVNNARYLEFLEEGRWSFFDERPALGEVVRRGEVAFVVVNLNIDYRRAATAGDELEVVTGLAELGSRSARMHQDVRRARDGKTVASADITFVLLDVATNKAVSISGDLYEALAPLVVE, encoded by the coding sequence ATGGCTGATCGTCGTTCCACCATTTCGCTGCGCGTTCGCGGCTACCACCTGGACGGCTACGGCCACGTCAACAACGCCCGCTATCTGGAATTCCTCGAGGAGGGGCGCTGGAGCTTCTTCGACGAGCGCCCGGCGCTCGGCGAGGTGGTTCGCCGGGGGGAGGTGGCCTTCGTCGTCGTCAATCTCAACATCGACTACCGGCGTGCCGCCACGGCCGGCGACGAGCTCGAGGTCGTCACCGGCCTGGCCGAGCTTGGCAGCCGCAGTGCCCGCATGCACCAGGACGTGCGCCGGGCGCGTGATGGCAAGACCGTGGCCAGCGCCGACATCACCTTCGTGCTGCTGGACGTGGCCACCAACAAGGCGGTGAGCATCAGCGGCGATTTGTACGAGGCTCTGGCGCCGCTGGTTGTCGAATGA
- a CDS encoding bifunctional prephenate dehydrogenase/3-phosphoshikimate 1-carboxyvinyltransferase: MPSRLLIVGLGLIGGSLAAALRAAGFGASEKGAAGFGAAEKRAEILACDPDADEIARGIEMGLIDRGDTRLASLLEDVDLVVLAVPVLAMRQVMGELAAAGAVEQGLVITDVGSTKGAIREAAVEVFGGMPASLVLGHPIAGSEKSGVAAANPGLYVGHKVILTPEPSTDPEALGKVRTLWEAAGAEVLEMDVARHDEVLARTSHLPHLLAFSLVDTLARQDERLDIFRYAAGGFRDFTRIAGSDPVMWRDIFVANRDAVLHALDDFEAGVARLREAVEGGDTDAMLATFDRASHARHYFDSLLNQTSYQAEYQMQAQDQLRYRVSPGGGVTGRIRVPGDKSISHRSIMLGALAEGVTEVSGFLEGEDSLATLQAFREMGVAIEGPHQGRVTVHGVGLHGLKAPAGPLYVGNAGTAMRLFAGLLAGQSFDTELTGDHSLTKRPMGRVADPLREMGAVIETAEGGRPPMKIKGGQPLKGIDYDMPMASAQVKSCLLLAGLYAEGETRVREPAPTRDHTERMLNGFGYEVGREGDTCWLQGGGRLTAAPIDVPSDISSATFFLVAAAITPGADLVLEHVGTNPTRIGVINILKQMGADLRLENEREVGGEPVADLHIRYAPLKGIDIPVDQVPLAIDEFPALFVAAANAEGTTRLRDAAELRVKESDRLKAMADGLSALGVENRLYEDGIDIVGRREGQGGDGPSYGGGRIDSLGDHRIAMAFSVAALRASGEIVIDDCANVATSFPGFVDLARRVGLTLAEEQEAS, encoded by the coding sequence ATGCCCTCCCGGCTGCTGATCGTCGGCCTCGGGCTGATCGGCGGGTCGCTCGCCGCCGCGCTCCGTGCCGCCGGCTTCGGGGCGTCTGAGAAAGGCGCGGCCGGCTTCGGGGCCGCTGAAAAGCGTGCCGAGATCCTGGCCTGCGATCCCGACGCCGACGAGATCGCTCGAGGCATCGAGATGGGGCTGATCGACCGCGGTGACACTCGGCTGGCCTCGCTGCTCGAGGACGTCGACCTGGTGGTGCTCGCGGTGCCGGTGCTGGCCATGCGCCAGGTGATGGGCGAGCTCGCCGCGGCCGGCGCCGTCGAGCAAGGCCTGGTGATCACCGACGTGGGCAGCACCAAGGGCGCCATCCGTGAGGCGGCCGTGGAGGTGTTTGGCGGCATGCCGGCGAGCCTGGTGCTGGGCCATCCCATCGCCGGCTCCGAGAAGAGCGGCGTGGCGGCGGCCAACCCCGGGCTCTATGTCGGCCACAAGGTGATCCTGACGCCCGAGCCGAGCACCGATCCCGAGGCGCTGGGCAAGGTGCGCACGTTGTGGGAGGCCGCCGGCGCCGAGGTGCTGGAGATGGACGTGGCGCGCCACGACGAGGTGCTGGCCCGCACCAGTCATCTGCCGCACCTGCTGGCCTTCTCGCTGGTGGATACCTTGGCACGCCAGGACGAGCGTCTCGACATCTTTCGCTACGCCGCCGGCGGCTTTCGCGACTTCACCCGCATCGCCGGCAGCGACCCGGTGATGTGGCGCGATATCTTCGTCGCCAATCGCGACGCCGTGCTGCATGCCCTCGACGACTTCGAGGCCGGTGTGGCCCGGCTGCGCGAGGCGGTCGAGGGCGGCGACACCGATGCCATGCTGGCGACCTTCGATCGCGCCAGTCATGCCCGGCACTACTTCGATTCCCTGCTTAACCAGACCAGTTACCAGGCGGAATACCAGATGCAAGCACAAGACCAGCTGCGCTACCGGGTCAGCCCCGGTGGCGGCGTGACCGGGCGCATCCGCGTGCCCGGCGACAAGTCGATCTCCCACCGCTCGATCATGCTCGGCGCCCTGGCCGAGGGCGTGACCGAGGTCTCCGGCTTCCTGGAAGGCGAGGACAGCCTGGCCACCCTGCAGGCGTTCCGCGAGATGGGCGTGGCCATCGAAGGGCCGCACCAGGGGCGCGTCACCGTTCACGGCGTCGGCCTGCACGGCCTCAAGGCGCCGGCGGGACCGCTCTACGTGGGTAATGCCGGCACGGCCATGCGCCTGTTCGCCGGGCTGCTGGCCGGCCAGTCGTTCGACACCGAGCTGACCGGCGACCACTCGCTGACCAAGCGCCCCATGGGGCGCGTGGCCGATCCGCTGCGCGAGATGGGCGCGGTGATCGAGACCGCCGAGGGCGGTCGCCCACCGATGAAGATCAAGGGCGGCCAGCCGCTCAAGGGCATCGACTACGACATGCCGATGGCCAGCGCCCAGGTGAAGTCCTGTCTGCTGCTGGCCGGACTCTACGCCGAGGGCGAGACCCGGGTGCGCGAGCCGGCGCCGACCCGCGACCACACCGAGCGCATGCTCAACGGGTTCGGTTATGAAGTCGGGCGCGAAGGCGATACCTGCTGGCTGCAGGGTGGCGGTCGCCTGACCGCGGCGCCGATCGACGTGCCGTCGGACATCTCCTCGGCGACCTTCTTCCTGGTGGCGGCGGCCATCACGCCGGGGGCCGATCTGGTGCTCGAGCACGTGGGCACCAATCCGACCCGCATCGGGGTGATCAACATCCTCAAGCAGATGGGCGCCGACCTGCGCCTCGAGAACGAGCGCGAGGTAGGCGGCGAGCCGGTCGCCGACCTGCACATCCGCTATGCGCCGCTCAAGGGCATCGACATTCCGGTCGACCAGGTGCCGCTGGCCATCGACGAGTTTCCGGCGCTGTTCGTCGCCGCCGCCAACGCCGAGGGCACCACCCGGCTGCGCGATGCCGCCGAGCTGCGCGTCAAGGAATCCGACCGCCTCAAGGCCATGGCCGATGGCCTCTCCGCGCTGGGCGTCGAGAACCGCCTCTATGAAGACGGCATCGATATCGTCGGTCGTCGCGAAGGGCAGGGCGGCGACGGCCCGAGCTACGGCGGCGGACGCATCGACAGCCTCGGCGACCACCGTATCGCCATGGCCTTCAGCGTGGCGGCGCTGCGTGCCTCCGGCGAGATCGTCATCGACGACTGCGCCAACGTGGCCACGTCCTTCCCCGGTTTCGTGGACCTGGCCCGCCGCGTCGGGCTGACTCTCGCCGAAGAGCAGGAGGCCTCATGA
- the serC gene encoding 3-phosphoserine/phosphohydroxythreonine transaminase, which yields MTRHFNFCAGPAALPQPVLERARDELLDYQGRGLSVMEMSHRSAEFVAIAEQAERDLRELLAIPDNYRVLFTQGGATLQFASVPFNLLGRGGSANFLHTGIWGKKAIAEARHLFGAAPVVASSEANGHSAVPRQADIALTDDAAYLHYTANETIGGIEFDYVPQAVRPDGTEVPLVCDMSSSILSGPLDVSRFGVIYAGAQKNIGPAGLTLVIVRDDLLDQACAEMPSLMGYKAQAEAGSMVNTPATYGWYLAGLVFQWLKHDIGGLAAMDALNARKAEKLYAAIDGSDFYSNPIARANRSRMNVPFVLADDRLDKAFLAESEHAGLLNLKGHRSVGGMRASLYNAVPEAAVDALIDFMADFERRNG from the coding sequence ATGACACGCCATTTCAATTTCTGCGCCGGCCCTGCTGCCTTGCCGCAACCGGTGCTGGAACGTGCCCGAGACGAGCTGCTGGACTACCAGGGGCGCGGTCTCTCGGTGATGGAGATGAGCCATCGCTCCGCCGAGTTCGTGGCCATCGCCGAGCAGGCCGAGCGCGACCTGCGCGAGCTGCTGGCGATTCCCGACAACTACCGGGTGCTGTTCACCCAGGGCGGGGCGACGCTGCAGTTCGCTTCCGTGCCCTTCAACCTGCTGGGCCGGGGCGGCAGCGCCAATTTCTTGCATACCGGGATCTGGGGCAAGAAGGCCATCGCCGAGGCGCGTCACCTGTTCGGTGCGGCGCCGGTGGTGGCCTCCAGTGAGGCGAACGGCCACAGCGCCGTGCCACGCCAGGCCGATATCGCGCTGACCGATGACGCCGCCTATCTGCACTACACCGCCAACGAGACCATCGGCGGTATCGAGTTCGATTACGTGCCGCAAGCGGTGCGCCCGGACGGCACCGAGGTGCCGCTGGTGTGCGACATGTCGTCGAGCATCCTGTCCGGGCCGCTCGATGTCTCGCGGTTCGGCGTCATCTATGCCGGTGCCCAGAAGAACATCGGCCCGGCGGGCCTGACGCTGGTGATCGTGCGCGACGACCTGCTCGACCAGGCCTGCGCCGAGATGCCGAGCCTGATGGGCTACAAGGCACAGGCCGAGGCGGGCTCCATGGTCAACACCCCGGCGACCTACGGCTGGTACCTGGCCGGTCTGGTGTTCCAGTGGCTCAAGCACGACATCGGTGGCCTGGCGGCCATGGATGCCCTCAACGCGCGCAAGGCCGAGAAGCTCTACGCCGCTATCGACGGCAGCGACTTCTACTCGAACCCAATCGCCCGGGCCAATCGCTCGCGGATGAACGTGCCGTTCGTGCTCGCCGACGACCGGCTCGACAAGGCCTTCCTGGCGGAATCGGAACATGCGGGACTGCTGAACCTCAAGGGCCACCGCAGCGTCGGCGGCATGCGGGCCAGTCTCTACAATGCCGTGCCCGAGGCCGCCGTGGACGCCCTGATCGACTTCATGGCCGACTTCGAACGACGCAACGGGTGA
- a CDS encoding recombination-associated protein RdgC: MWFKHLHLYRLHDAPELDAARLEEALGEQAFRPLGGSEARRLGWCAPAGRAGTQLLHELQGQRLITALRQERLLPAAVVKEELEERVEAIEVAESRKLRRQEKLTLKEQVYEELLPRAFVRSQKVDLWWDTRRGLIAVNTSSRKRAEELLDLLRETLGSLKVTPLASQTLPMRAMTTWLGDAASRPEDMALGDQVELKAKGDDGVLRARQVDLDSDEIQQLLESGRQASKMALGLEGRLTFVLHDDLAVKSLRFDDALIDEAGQTDDGDDALVRLETDFMLMTQALADGIERLLAWLGGEAQAGQATPSA; the protein is encoded by the coding sequence ATGTGGTTCAAGCACTTGCATCTCTATCGCCTGCACGACGCGCCCGAGCTGGACGCCGCCCGCCTCGAGGAAGCGCTCGGCGAGCAGGCGTTTCGCCCGCTGGGCGGCAGTGAGGCGCGCCGCCTCGGCTGGTGCGCCCCCGCCGGACGGGCCGGCACTCAGCTGCTCCACGAGCTGCAGGGCCAGCGCCTGATCACCGCCCTGCGCCAGGAACGCCTGCTGCCGGCCGCCGTGGTCAAGGAAGAGCTGGAGGAGCGCGTCGAGGCGATCGAGGTCGCCGAGAGCCGCAAGCTGCGCCGCCAGGAAAAGCTCACGCTCAAGGAGCAGGTCTACGAGGAACTGCTGCCTCGAGCCTTCGTTCGCAGCCAGAAGGTCGACCTGTGGTGGGACACCCGCCGCGGCCTGATCGCCGTCAATACCAGCAGCCGCAAGCGCGCCGAGGAGCTGCTCGATCTGCTGCGCGAGACGCTGGGCAGCCTCAAGGTCACGCCACTGGCCAGCCAGACCCTGCCGATGCGCGCCATGACCACCTGGCTCGGCGATGCCGCCTCCCGGCCCGAGGACATGGCACTCGGCGACCAGGTCGAGCTCAAGGCCAAGGGCGACGACGGCGTGCTGCGGGCCCGCCAGGTCGACCTCGACAGCGACGAGATCCAGCAGCTGCTGGAGAGCGGCCGCCAGGCCAGCAAGATGGCGCTGGGCCTGGAGGGCCGGCTGACCTTCGTGCTCCACGACGACCTGGCGGTCAAGTCGCTGCGCTTCGACGACGCCCTGATCGACGAGGCCGGCCAGACCGACGACGGCGACGACGCCCTGGTGCGACTGGAAACCGATTTCATGCTGATGACCCAGGCGCTGGCCGACGGCATCGAGCGCCTGCTGGCCTGGCTGGGCGGCGAAGCCCAGGCCGGCCAGGCCACCCCTTCCGCCTGA
- the gyrA gene encoding DNA gyrase subunit A, with protein sequence MGDIAREILPVNIEDELKQSYLDYAMSVIIGRALPDVRDGLKPVHRRVLYAMHELGNDWNKPYKKSARVVGDVIGKYHPHGDSAVYDTIVRMAQDFSMRHVLVDGQGNFGSIDGDNAAAMRYTEVRMARLAHELMADLEKDTVDWVDNYDGTERIPDVLPTKVPNLLVNGSSGIAVGMATNIPPHNMTEVIDGCLALIDDHTLTVDDLMEYIPGPDFPTGGIINGRAGILEAYRTGRGRIYVRARHTIEHDDKTGRDHIIVTELPYQVNKARLIEKIAELVKDKRIDGIAELRDESDKDGLRVVIEVKRGESGEVVVNNLFAQTQLQNVFGINMVALEGGEPRTHNLKEVLEAFIRHRREVVTRRTLFELKKARERGHILEGLTVAISNIDEVIELIKASPNAAEAKEKLLGRSWSPGQVTGMLERAGAHSCKPEDLEEGFGLNDAATEYRLSPAQAQAILELRLHRLTGLETEKLLDEYLKILERIAELTEILASAERLLEVIREELVAVRDQFGEARRTEIQASHLDLSIEDLIAEEDMVVTVSRSGYAKTQPLSDYQAQRRGGRGKSATSMKDEDVIEHLLVASTHDTVLLFSNRGKVYWLKVYEMPAASRGSRGKPLVNLLPLDEGESINAILPVREYDPESYIFFATAKGTVKRTSLEQFSRPRSVGLIAIELEEDDRLVGAAITSGSDHAMLLSSNGKAIRFEENDVRAMGRTARGVRGMKLQGGAEVISLIIPQSQRIDTEGEDASVDSVEDVNGNGGQIYILTASENGYGKRSRLEEFPLRGRGGQGVIAMQTSERNGALVAAMQVYGADEMMLITDRGTLVRTRVDEVSISSRNTQGVMLIRLGEAESLVKTVRIDEPEEDAAPAEDAEGDESGAPDAEAGGEPSAADDEQ encoded by the coding sequence ATGGGTGACATCGCCAGAGAGATTCTGCCAGTCAACATCGAGGACGAGCTCAAGCAGTCGTACCTCGATTACGCGATGAGCGTGATCATCGGCCGTGCGCTGCCCGACGTGCGCGATGGCCTGAAGCCGGTCCACCGCCGTGTGCTGTACGCCATGCACGAGCTGGGCAACGACTGGAACAAGCCGTACAAGAAGTCGGCGCGCGTCGTCGGCGATGTCATCGGTAAGTACCACCCTCACGGTGACAGCGCCGTCTACGACACTATCGTGCGCATGGCCCAGGACTTCTCCATGCGCCACGTGCTGGTGGACGGCCAGGGCAACTTCGGTTCCATCGATGGCGACAACGCCGCCGCGATGCGTTACACCGAGGTGCGCATGGCCCGGCTCGCCCACGAGCTGATGGCTGACCTCGAGAAGGACACGGTCGACTGGGTCGACAACTACGACGGCACCGAGCGCATCCCCGACGTGCTGCCGACCAAGGTGCCGAACCTGCTGGTCAACGGCTCCTCGGGCATCGCCGTGGGCATGGCGACCAACATCCCGCCGCACAACATGACCGAGGTGATCGACGGCTGCCTGGCGCTGATCGACGATCACACCCTGACGGTCGACGACCTGATGGAGTACATCCCCGGTCCGGACTTTCCTACCGGCGGCATCATCAATGGCCGCGCTGGCATCCTCGAGGCCTATCGCACCGGCCGCGGGCGCATCTACGTGCGCGCCCGCCATACCATCGAGCATGACGACAAGACCGGTCGCGATCACATCATCGTCACCGAGCTGCCGTACCAGGTGAACAAGGCGCGGCTGATCGAGAAGATCGCCGAGCTGGTCAAGGACAAGCGCATCGACGGCATCGCCGAGCTGCGCGACGAGTCCGACAAGGACGGCCTGCGCGTCGTCATCGAGGTCAAGCGCGGCGAGTCCGGCGAGGTGGTGGTCAACAACCTCTTCGCCCAGACCCAGCTGCAGAACGTCTTCGGCATCAACATGGTCGCCCTCGAGGGCGGCGAGCCGCGCACGCACAATCTCAAGGAAGTGCTCGAGGCCTTCATCCGCCACCGCCGCGAGGTGGTCACCCGGCGCACCCTGTTCGAGCTCAAGAAGGCCCGCGAGCGGGGTCATATCCTCGAAGGTCTGACCGTCGCGATCTCCAACATCGACGAGGTGATCGAGCTGATCAAGGCCTCGCCGAACGCCGCCGAGGCCAAGGAGAAGCTGCTCGGCCGCAGCTGGTCGCCGGGTCAGGTCACCGGCATGCTCGAGCGGGCCGGCGCCCACTCCTGCAAGCCCGAGGACCTGGAGGAAGGGTTCGGCCTCAACGACGCGGCCACCGAGTATCGCCTCTCGCCGGCCCAGGCCCAGGCGATCCTCGAACTGCGCCTGCATCGCCTGACCGGCCTCGAGACCGAGAAGCTGCTCGACGAGTACCTGAAGATCCTCGAGCGGATCGCCGAGCTCACCGAGATCCTGGCCAGCGCCGAGCGCCTGCTGGAAGTGATCCGCGAGGAGCTCGTCGCCGTGCGCGATCAGTTCGGCGAGGCGCGTCGCACCGAGATTCAGGCCAGCCATCTCGACCTGTCCATCGAGGATTTGATCGCCGAGGAAGACATGGTGGTCACCGTGTCCCGCTCCGGCTACGCCAAGACCCAGCCGCTGTCCGACTACCAGGCCCAGCGTCGCGGCGGCCGCGGCAAGTCCGCCACCTCGATGAAGGACGAGGATGTCATCGAGCATCTGCTGGTGGCCTCGACCCACGACACCGTGCTGTTGTTCTCCAACCGCGGCAAGGTCTACTGGCTCAAGGTCTACGAGATGCCGGCGGCCAGCCGCGGCTCGCGCGGCAAGCCGCTGGTCAACCTGCTGCCGCTGGACGAGGGCGAGTCGATCAACGCCATCCTGCCGGTGCGCGAGTACGATCCCGAAAGCTACATCTTCTTCGCCACCGCCAAGGGCACCGTCAAGCGCACCAGCCTGGAACAGTTCTCCCGGCCGCGCAGCGTGGGCCTGATCGCCATCGAGCTGGAAGAAGACGACCGCCTGGTCGGTGCCGCCATCACCAGCGGTTCGGACCACGCCATGCTGCTGTCGTCCAACGGCAAGGCAATCCGCTTCGAGGAAAACGACGTGCGCGCCATGGGCCGCACTGCCCGCGGCGTGCGTGGCATGAAGCTGCAGGGCGGCGCCGAGGTGATCAGCCTGATCATTCCGCAGAGCCAGCGGATCGACACCGAGGGCGAGGACGCGTCGGTCGATAGCGTCGAGGACGTCAATGGCAACGGCGGCCAGATCTACATCCTCACCGCCAGCGAGAACGGCTACGGCAAGCGGTCCCGCCTCGAGGAATTCCCGCTGCGTGGCCGCGGCGGCCAGGGCGTGATCGCCATGCAGACCAGCGAGCGCAACGGCGCCCTGGTGGCGGCGATGCAGGTCTACGGTGCCGACGAGATGATGCTGATCACCGACCGGGGCACCCTGGTGCGGACCCGCGTCGACGAGGTGTCGATCAGCTCGCGTAACACCCAGGGTGTGATGCTGATTCGCCTGGGCGAGGCCGAGTCACTGGTCAAGACGGTGCGCATCGACGAGCCCGAGGAAGACGCGGCGCCCGCCGAGGACGCAGAGGGTGACGAGAGCGGCGCCCCCGATGCCGAGGCCGGCGGTGAGCCGTCGGCCGCGGACGACGAGCAGTAA
- a CDS encoding 1-acyl-sn-glycerol-3-phosphate acyltransferase, whose amino-acid sequence MQDQHDNDPWAEIRPYHDDEVPEVLERLARDPELLDALTRFRLPRLARWMPRLSRAIASAAVRREVRGVTSIRGFQDRIASYMQRMIRNSTTDFRVDGLERLEPDTAYLFIGNHRDISLDPAFVNYALYLADRNTVRIAIGDNLLQKPYVTDLMRLNKSFIVPRSARGKRAMLAAYQKLSAYIRHSITGDNHSIWMAQREGRAKDGIDGTDPAIVKMLSMARRSEDRDAGIGEAIAELRVVPVSISYEYDPCDVQKARELHAVHTSGGYDKSEFEDIRSIVAGITGQKGRVHLRFGTPLSADFDSPEAVAAEIDRQVLGGYHLFPSHYLALEALGDAPELLDLSEVTDADRARFQARLAEVPAELRDWWLAQYANPVRHVHGRI is encoded by the coding sequence ATGCAAGACCAACACGACAACGATCCCTGGGCCGAGATTCGGCCCTATCATGACGACGAAGTGCCCGAGGTCCTCGAGCGCCTCGCCCGTGATCCGGAACTGCTCGATGCCCTGACCCGTTTCCGCCTGCCGCGCCTGGCCAGGTGGATGCCGCGACTGTCGCGGGCCATCGCCAGCGCCGCGGTACGCCGCGAGGTGCGCGGCGTCACTTCCATCCGCGGCTTCCAGGATCGCATCGCGTCCTACATGCAGCGGATGATCCGCAACTCGACCACCGACTTTCGCGTCGATGGCCTCGAACGGCTGGAACCCGACACGGCCTATCTGTTCATCGGCAACCACCGCGACATCTCGCTGGATCCGGCGTTCGTCAACTACGCCCTCTATCTGGCGGATCGCAACACGGTGCGCATCGCCATCGGCGACAACCTGCTGCAGAAGCCCTATGTCACCGACCTGATGCGGCTCAACAAGAGTTTCATCGTGCCACGCAGTGCCCGCGGCAAGCGCGCCATGCTGGCCGCCTATCAGAAGCTCTCGGCCTATATCCGCCACTCGATCACCGGCGACAACCACTCGATCTGGATGGCCCAGCGCGAGGGCCGCGCCAAGGACGGCATCGACGGCACCGACCCGGCGATCGTCAAGATGCTGAGCATGGCGCGACGCAGCGAGGACCGCGATGCCGGCATCGGCGAGGCCATCGCCGAGCTGCGCGTGGTGCCGGTATCGATCAGCTACGAGTACGACCCCTGCGACGTCCAGAAGGCCCGCGAGCTGCATGCCGTGCACACCAGCGGCGGCTACGACAAGAGCGAGTTCGAGGACATCCGCTCCATCGTCGCCGGCATCACCGGTCAGAAGGGCCGTGTGCACCTGCGCTTCGGCACCCCGCTCTCGGCGGACTTCGACAGCCCCGAGGCGGTCGCCGCGGAGATCGACCGCCAGGTACTGGGCGGCTATCACCTCTTCCCCAGTCACTACCTGGCCCTCGAGGCGCTGGGGGACGCCCCGGAGCTGCTCGACCTGAGCGAGGTCACCGACGCCGACCGCGCCCGCTTCCAGGCTCGCCTGGCCGAGGTGCCGGCGGAACTGCGCGACTGGTGGCTGGCCCAGTACGCCAATCCGGTACGCCACGTTCACGGCAGGATATAG
- the cmk gene encoding (d)CMP kinase, producing the protein MSDQAPVLTIDGPGGAGKGTISRLVAERLGWHLLDSGALYRLTALAATKHDVALDDEPAVAAIAETLDVVFLAENGEASVLLEGEDATRTIRTEQVGDAASRVASLPAVREALLKRQRDFRQAPGLVADGRDMGTVVFVEAPLKIFLTASAEERARRRQRQLREAGVDASLSSLLKEIQARDARDMQRSVAPLVPAEDAVELDTTSLTIPEVVDRLTELLARRGLASDT; encoded by the coding sequence ATGAGCGATCAGGCGCCGGTACTGACCATTGACGGCCCGGGCGGAGCCGGGAAGGGCACCATCAGCCGGCTGGTGGCCGAGCGGCTGGGTTGGCACCTGCTGGACAGCGGGGCCCTCTACCGGCTGACCGCCCTGGCCGCCACCAAGCACGACGTGGCCCTGGACGACGAGCCGGCGGTGGCGGCGATCGCCGAGACGCTGGATGTGGTGTTCCTGGCCGAGAACGGCGAGGCGAGCGTCCTGCTCGAGGGCGAGGACGCGACCCGCACCATTCGCACCGAACAGGTCGGTGACGCCGCCTCGCGCGTGGCCTCGTTGCCGGCGGTGCGCGAGGCGCTGCTCAAACGCCAGCGCGACTTCCGCCAGGCCCCGGGGCTGGTCGCCGACGGGCGCGACATGGGCACCGTGGTGTTCGTCGAGGCGCCACTGAAGATCTTCCTCACCGCCAGCGCGGAGGAGCGGGCGCGGCGGCGCCAGCGCCAGTTGCGAGAGGCAGGGGTGGATGCTAGTCTATCGAGTCTTCTCAAGGAGATTCAGGCACGCGATGCACGCGATATGCAGCGCAGCGTGGCCCCGCTCGTACCGGCCGAAGACGCCGTCGAGCTGGACACCACGAGCCTGACGATACCGGAAGTGGTGGATCGGCTGACGGAGCTGCTGGCCCGGCGTGGGCTCGCCTCCGACACCTGA